A single window of Nocardia sp. NBC_01327 DNA harbors:
- the clpB gene encoding ATP-dependent chaperone ClpB — translation MDSFNPTTKTQAALTAALQAASAAGNPEIRPAHLLVALLDQTDGIAAPLLKAVAVDPATVRREAQDIVDRLPRASGATTQPQLGREALAAITAAQRLATEMGDEYVSTEHLMVGLAAGDSDISQLLLKYGATADALREAFTTVRGNTRVTTADPEGSYQALEKYSTDLTAAAREGKLDPVIGRDTEIRRVVQVLSRRTKNNPVLIGEPGVGKTAIVEGLAQRIIAGDVPESLRGKKLVSLDLGAMVAGAKYRGEFEERLKAVLEEIKSSAGQIITFIDELHTIVGAGATGESAMDAGNMIKPMLARGELRLVGATTLDEFRQHIEKDPALERRFQQVFVGEPSVEDTVGILRGLKERYENHHHVRITDSALVAAATLSDRYITSRFLPDKAIDLIDEASSRLRMEIDSRPVEIDQVERAVRRLEIEEVALAKETDEASKQRLEKLRSELADDREQLNQLMTRWQNEKQAIDSVSGLKEELEALRGESERAERDGDLGKAAELRYGRIPKLEKELGEAEAKAKGASDGDVMLKEEVGPDDIAEVVSAWTGIPVGRMMEGETQKLLRMEDELRHRVIGQVEPVQAVSDAVRRARAGVADPNRPTGSFLFVGPTGVGKTELAKALADFLFDDERAMIRIDMSEYSEKHSVARLVGAPPGYVGYDQGGQLTEAVRRRPYSVVLFDEIEKAHPDVFDILLQVLDEGRLTDSQGRTVDFRNTILILTSNLGAGGSHEMVMNAVRAAFKPEFLNRLDDVVMFHPLDEEQLEEIVDIQLNQLQKRLAQRRLTLEVSDSARFWLAVRGYDPAYGARPLRRLIQQSIGDTLAKELLSGEVQDGDTVKVNVTPDGDSLIVGR, via the coding sequence GTGGACTCGTTCAATCCCACCACCAAGACCCAGGCGGCTCTGACCGCCGCGTTGCAGGCGGCCTCCGCCGCGGGCAATCCGGAAATTCGTCCGGCACACTTGCTGGTGGCGTTGCTGGATCAGACCGACGGCATCGCCGCACCCCTGTTGAAGGCCGTCGCAGTCGATCCGGCAACGGTCCGGCGCGAGGCCCAGGACATTGTCGACCGGCTGCCCCGCGCATCCGGAGCGACCACCCAGCCTCAACTCGGCCGGGAGGCGCTCGCCGCCATCACGGCCGCCCAGCGGCTCGCCACCGAAATGGGCGACGAATACGTCTCCACCGAACACCTCATGGTCGGCCTCGCCGCCGGTGACTCCGATATCTCGCAGCTGCTGCTGAAGTACGGGGCCACCGCCGACGCACTGCGTGAGGCGTTCACCACCGTGCGCGGCAACACCCGCGTCACCACCGCCGATCCCGAGGGCAGCTACCAGGCGCTGGAGAAGTACTCCACCGACCTGACCGCCGCCGCCCGCGAGGGCAAACTGGACCCGGTCATCGGGCGCGACACCGAGATTCGCCGCGTGGTGCAGGTGCTGTCGCGGCGCACCAAGAACAATCCGGTGCTCATCGGCGAACCCGGCGTGGGCAAGACCGCCATCGTGGAGGGCCTCGCGCAGCGCATCATCGCCGGCGATGTGCCGGAGTCGCTGCGCGGTAAGAAGCTGGTCTCGCTCGACCTGGGCGCCATGGTCGCCGGGGCGAAGTACCGCGGTGAATTCGAGGAGCGGCTCAAGGCCGTGCTGGAGGAGATCAAATCCAGTGCGGGACAGATCATCACGTTCATCGACGAGCTGCACACCATCGTCGGTGCGGGCGCGACCGGTGAATCCGCCATGGACGCGGGCAATATGATCAAGCCCATGCTCGCCCGCGGCGAACTGCGGCTGGTCGGCGCGACCACGCTCGACGAATTCCGCCAGCACATCGAGAAGGATCCGGCGCTGGAACGCCGCTTCCAGCAGGTGTTCGTCGGTGAGCCCTCGGTGGAGGACACCGTCGGCATTCTGCGCGGGCTCAAGGAGCGCTACGAGAACCACCACCACGTTCGCATCACCGACTCCGCGCTGGTCGCCGCGGCCACGCTGTCGGATCGCTACATCACCTCCCGGTTCCTGCCGGACAAGGCCATCGACCTGATCGACGAGGCCTCGTCCCGGCTGCGCATGGAAATCGATTCCCGCCCCGTGGAAATCGATCAGGTCGAGCGGGCGGTGCGGCGCCTCGAGATCGAGGAGGTCGCGCTCGCCAAGGAGACCGACGAAGCCTCCAAACAGCGCCTGGAGAAGCTGCGCTCCGAATTGGCCGACGACCGTGAGCAACTCAACCAATTGATGACCCGCTGGCAGAACGAGAAGCAGGCCATCGATTCGGTGAGCGGGCTCAAGGAAGAGCTCGAGGCACTGCGCGGGGAATCCGAGCGCGCCGAGCGCGACGGCGATCTGGGCAAGGCCGCCGAACTCCGGTACGGGCGAATCCCCAAGCTGGAGAAGGAACTCGGCGAGGCCGAGGCCAAGGCCAAGGGTGCCTCCGACGGTGACGTCATGCTCAAGGAGGAGGTCGGGCCCGACGATATCGCCGAGGTGGTATCGGCGTGGACCGGTATCCCCGTGGGCCGGATGATGGAGGGCGAGACCCAGAAGCTGCTCCGCATGGAGGACGAGCTGCGCCACCGGGTCATCGGTCAGGTCGAGCCCGTGCAGGCCGTCTCCGATGCGGTGCGCCGGGCGCGGGCCGGTGTCGCCGACCCGAACCGCCCGACCGGATCGTTCCTGTTCGTCGGACCCACCGGCGTCGGCAAGACCGAACTGGCAAAGGCGCTGGCCGACTTCCTGTTCGACGACGAACGCGCCATGATCCGCATCGATATGAGCGAGTACAGCGAGAAGCATTCGGTGGCTCGCCTGGTCGGTGCGCCGCCCGGATACGTCGGCTACGACCAGGGTGGTCAGCTGACCGAAGCGGTGCGGCGGCGGCCGTACTCGGTGGTGCTCTTCGACGAGATCGAGAAGGCGCACCCGGATGTCTTCGACATCCTGCTGCAGGTGCTCGACGAAGGCCGGCTCACCGACAGTCAGGGCCGCACGGTCGACTTCCGGAACACCATCCTCATCCTCACCTCCAACCTGGGTGCGGGCGGCTCGCACGAAATGGTCATGAATGCCGTGCGCGCGGCGTTCAAGCCGGAGTTCCTGAACCGGCTCGACGATGTGGTCATGTTCCACCCGCTCGACGAGGAGCAGCTGGAGGAGATCGTCGACATCCAGCTGAACCAGCTCCAGAAGCGGCTCGCCCAGCGCCGGCTCACCCTGGAGGTCTCCGATTCGGCCCGCTTCTGGCTCGCGGTCCGCGGCTACGACCCGGCCTACGGGGCGCGCCCGCTGCGCCGCCTCATCCAGCAGTCCATCGGCGACACCCTCGCCAAGGAATTGCTGTCGGGCGAGGTCCAGGACGGTGACACCGTAAAGGTCAACGTCACCCCCGACGGAGACTCCCTCATCGTCGGCCGCTGA
- a CDS encoding beta-ketoacyl-ACP synthase III: MVSIAINKGHQNVAMLGIGAYRPERIVSNAEVCERLDSTPEWIFDRTGIHNRRWISGDETIRSMSVAAGERALKNTGIDRSKIGALVLCTSSWLKLTPHGAPSVASDLGMNGIPAFDLVSGCGGFCYGLGVATDMIRSGSAEYILVIGAETMTVGLDPTDRGTAMIFGDGAGAVVIGPSEENGISPTVWGSDGENAEAIAQDVDFLAYMNKAQAMQGTDPEVEPIGRMSLHMEGPKVFRWAAVTLPRALSSAIELSGVAKEDIEVFVPHQANARINELMRKNLGLPDDLPMANDIENTGNTSAASVPLAIEEMLVTGKAKGGQLALLLGFGAGLSYAGQVAVLPPAPAEASF, translated from the coding sequence GTGGTGAGCATTGCAATCAACAAGGGTCATCAGAATGTTGCGATGCTCGGCATCGGTGCCTATCGCCCCGAGCGCATCGTCAGCAACGCTGAGGTGTGCGAGCGGCTCGACTCCACTCCCGAGTGGATCTTCGACCGCACCGGCATTCACAACCGGCGCTGGATCAGTGGTGACGAGACGATTCGATCGATGTCGGTGGCGGCGGGCGAACGCGCGCTGAAGAACACCGGCATCGATCGGTCCAAGATCGGCGCCCTGGTGCTGTGCACCTCCAGCTGGCTCAAACTCACCCCGCACGGTGCGCCGAGCGTCGCCTCCGACCTGGGCATGAACGGTATCCCGGCCTTCGACCTGGTCTCCGGCTGCGGCGGCTTCTGCTACGGCCTCGGGGTGGCGACGGACATGATCCGTTCGGGCTCGGCCGAATACATTCTCGTCATCGGCGCCGAGACCATGACCGTCGGACTCGACCCGACCGATCGCGGCACCGCCATGATCTTCGGCGACGGTGCGGGCGCGGTCGTGATCGGCCCGAGCGAGGAGAACGGCATCTCCCCGACGGTGTGGGGCAGCGACGGCGAGAACGCCGAGGCCATCGCCCAGGACGTCGACTTCCTCGCGTACATGAACAAGGCGCAGGCCATGCAGGGCACCGATCCGGAGGTCGAGCCCATCGGCCGCATGTCGCTGCATATGGAGGGCCCCAAGGTCTTCCGCTGGGCCGCGGTCACGCTGCCGCGCGCGCTCTCCAGCGCCATCGAGCTGTCGGGCGTGGCCAAGGAGGACATCGAGGTGTTCGTCCCGCATCAGGCCAATGCGCGCATCAATGAGCTCATGCGCAAGAACCTCGGCCTGCCCGACGATCTGCCGATGGCCAATGACATCGAGAACACCGGCAATACCTCGGCGGCGTCGGTACCCCTCGCCATCGAGGAGATGCTGGTGACCGGTAAGGCCAAGGGCGGTCAGCTCGCACTGCTGCTCGGTTTCGGCGCGGGCCTGTCCTACGCCGGCCAGGTCGCCGTACTGCCCCCCGCCCCGGCCGAAGCCAGCTTCTGA
- a CDS encoding FAD-binding oxidoreductase — protein MTLGPDDTGPIRIGETAEWTATVVGAHRLREDLAVVRLIGEFVPFAPGQSVEVRTPQHPNMVRRLYPALPPSLDGKLEFHIRTVPGGWCSGSLVSDTRTGDEWRISAPAGWLAVDEAATEVVMLADSVGLAPMRALLLDLSRRETPPRTHLFVGGRYPRDLYADDMLHLMANELPWLTVLPVVLDEDNPDWTDHWYEACRVDIGFEPEELLPGTLAEIVTRFAPLDHQHIVVCGNAAAVHSAVERLVATGTAPEAIRYEGF, from the coding sequence GTGACCCTCGGCCCGGACGATACCGGCCCCATCAGGATCGGCGAGACCGCCGAGTGGACGGCCACGGTGGTCGGCGCGCACCGCCTGCGCGAGGACCTCGCGGTGGTCCGGCTGATCGGCGAATTCGTACCCTTCGCGCCCGGCCAGTCGGTGGAGGTGCGCACGCCGCAGCACCCGAATATGGTGCGCCGCCTCTATCCCGCGCTGCCGCCCTCGCTCGACGGCAAGCTGGAATTCCACATTCGCACCGTCCCGGGCGGCTGGTGCAGCGGTTCCCTGGTCTCGGACACCCGGACCGGTGACGAATGGCGGATCAGCGCCCCCGCCGGTTGGCTGGCCGTGGACGAGGCGGCCACCGAGGTGGTCATGCTCGCCGACAGCGTCGGCCTGGCCCCGATGCGCGCACTGCTGCTGGATCTCTCGCGCCGCGAGACGCCGCCGCGCACCCATCTGTTCGTGGGCGGCAGATACCCCCGGGACCTCTACGCCGACGATATGCTGCACCTGATGGCCAATGAACTACCTTGGCTCACAGTGCTTCCCGTGGTCCTGGACGAGGACAATCCGGACTGGACCGACCACTGGTACGAGGCCTGCCGCGTGGATATCGGGTTCGAGCCGGAGGAGCTGCTGCCCGGCACCCTGGCGGAGATCGTCACCCGCTTCGCGCCGCTGGATCATCAGCACATCGTGGTGTGCGGCAATGCCGCCGCCGTGCATTCGGCCGTGGAACGGCTCGTTGCCACCGGTACGGCTCCGGAAGCCATTCGCTACGAAGGCTTTTGA
- a CDS encoding NADP-dependent oxidoreductase — protein sequence MRAIVVREFGGRPEATDMPTPEAGPGTLKIELEAAGVNPFDRRIIDGFLDGKLPHDFPLIPGVDGAGRVVAMGAGVNDFEIGDRVVGKFLIPPVGHGTFAEFIVVPRESTLAKVPDEITSIQAAALPTAGLTALDLIKSAAVTSGQHVLVVGAAGGVGSFLVQLAALAGAHVIATARPDDTDRMIRLGATEVVNYGRITVTDSPTHPEDSQLSVADSVRTSIPGGVDVLFDLVSPPTVFSDNASLVKAGGTALSTIGSADEADLKARGITGGNFESTGGATELRELLRHVGNGDLVVPIDNTPPLEAAPDVIGASGARGKTVLVI from the coding sequence ATGCGCGCGATCGTGGTTCGTGAGTTCGGCGGCCGCCCCGAGGCCACGGATATGCCCACCCCCGAGGCCGGACCCGGCACCCTGAAGATCGAACTCGAGGCCGCGGGCGTCAACCCCTTCGACCGACGCATTATCGACGGCTTCCTGGATGGCAAACTGCCGCACGACTTTCCGCTCATCCCGGGCGTGGACGGCGCGGGCCGGGTGGTGGCCATGGGCGCGGGCGTGAACGATTTCGAGATCGGCGACCGGGTGGTCGGCAAATTCCTCATCCCGCCGGTCGGGCACGGCACCTTCGCCGAATTCATCGTGGTCCCGCGCGAGAGCACCCTCGCCAAGGTCCCGGACGAGATCACCTCGATCCAGGCCGCCGCACTGCCCACCGCGGGTCTGACCGCCCTCGATCTGATCAAGTCCGCCGCGGTCACCTCCGGACAGCACGTGCTGGTCGTCGGCGCGGCGGGCGGTGTCGGCTCCTTCCTGGTGCAGCTGGCCGCCCTGGCCGGCGCGCATGTCATTGCCACCGCCCGCCCCGACGACACCGATCGGATGATCCGGCTGGGCGCGACCGAGGTGGTCAATTACGGCCGCATCACCGTCACCGACTCCCCCACCCATCCGGAGGATTCGCAGCTTTCGGTTGCCGATTCGGTGCGCACCAGCATTCCGGGCGGTGTGGATGTGCTGTTCGATCTGGTGAGCCCGCCCACGGTCTTCTCCGACAATGCGAGCCTGGTCAAAGCCGGCGGCACCGCCCTGTCCACCATCGGGTCGGCCGACGAGGCGGATCTGAAGGCGCGCGGCATCACGGGCGGCAATTTCGAATCCACCGGGGGCGCAACAGAATTGCGGGAATTGCTGCGCCATGTGGGCAATGGCGATCTGGTGGTGCCCATCGACAACACGCCTCCGCTGGAGGCGGCGCCCGATGTGATCGGCGCCTCAGGTGCGCGCGGTAAGACGGTGCTGGTCATCTGA
- a CDS encoding SDR family NAD(P)-dependent oxidoreductase — translation MSAARLPGAHRPVALVTGPTSGIGQAYALRLAALGYDLVLVARDEARLATLAHDVEVRFGARAQVLPADLALAKDRDRVAARLGEGVQFLVNNAGFDMSGEFWTLAPDALQAQLDVNVTAVVQLTRAAVPSMVHAADGTVVNLASMAGLIPGRGSTYSASKAYVVSFSQGLAGGLAGTGVRVQALCPGFVRTEFHERAGIDMGSLPRPLWLTVDEVVAGSLADLEKNRVISVPGAQYKAIAAVAGLIPRSLVTRLNRGLFNARGRT, via the coding sequence ATGAGCGCCGCGCGTTTGCCCGGTGCGCATCGCCCGGTGGCATTGGTCACCGGGCCGACGTCCGGTATCGGTCAGGCGTACGCGCTGCGGCTCGCGGCCCTCGGCTACGACCTGGTGCTGGTGGCGCGTGACGAAGCGCGGCTCGCGACACTCGCACACGATGTCGAGGTCCGGTTCGGGGCGCGTGCTCAGGTACTGCCGGCCGATCTGGCGCTCGCGAAGGATCGGGATCGGGTGGCCGCCCGGCTGGGTGAGGGCGTCCAATTCCTGGTCAACAATGCGGGATTCGATATGTCCGGTGAGTTCTGGACGCTGGCGCCGGACGCCCTGCAGGCGCAATTGGATGTGAACGTCACCGCGGTCGTGCAATTGACCCGGGCGGCGGTGCCGTCCATGGTGCACGCCGCCGACGGCACGGTGGTGAATCTGGCCAGCATGGCCGGTCTGATACCCGGGAGGGGCTCGACCTATTCGGCCTCCAAGGCGTACGTCGTATCCTTCTCGCAAGGGCTGGCAGGCGGGCTGGCCGGGACCGGAGTCCGGGTGCAGGCATTGTGCCCGGGGTTCGTCCGCACCGAATTCCACGAACGGGCCGGAATCGATATGGGCTCGCTGCCGCGACCACTGTGGCTGACCGTGGACGAGGTGGTGGCGGGCTCACTGGCCGATCTGGAGAAGAACCGGGTGATCAGCGTGCCCGGCGCGCAGTACAAAGCGATCGCCGCGGTCGCCGGACTGATCCCGCGGTCCCTGGTGACCCGCCTGAATCGTGGCCTTTTCAACGCACGCGGAAGGACATAG
- the pyrE gene encoding orotate phosphoribosyltransferase: MQVTTTDRDRLAELVRALAVVHGKVTLSSGKEADYYVDLRRATLHHEAAPLIGKLLRELVADWDFEAVGGLTMGADPVAAAVLHAPGRPVNAFVVRKAAKTHGMQRQIEGPDIVGKRVLVVEDTTTTGNSPVTAVRALRDAGAIVVGVATVVDRETGADGVIAAEGLEYRSILGLKDLALG; the protein is encoded by the coding sequence ATGCAGGTAACGACGACCGACCGGGACAGACTGGCCGAACTGGTGCGCGCACTCGCTGTCGTGCACGGCAAGGTCACCCTGTCCTCGGGCAAGGAAGCCGACTACTACGTGGACCTGCGGCGCGCCACCCTGCACCACGAGGCGGCGCCGCTCATCGGCAAACTGCTGCGTGAGCTCGTGGCGGACTGGGACTTCGAGGCTGTCGGCGGGCTCACCATGGGTGCCGATCCGGTGGCGGCCGCGGTGCTGCACGCGCCGGGCCGGCCCGTCAATGCGTTCGTGGTCCGCAAGGCCGCCAAAACGCACGGCATGCAGCGGCAGATCGAGGGTCCCGACATCGTGGGCAAGCGCGTACTGGTGGTGGAGGACACCACGACCACCGGTAACTCGCCGGTCACCGCGGTGCGCGCACTGCGTGATGCCGGCGCCATCGTGGTCGGTGTGGCGACCGTCGTGGATCGGGAAACCGGGGCCGATGGCGTGATCGCGGCTGAAGGACTGGAGTATCGGTCCATTCTCGGGCTGAAGGATCTGGCTCTGGGCTGA
- a CDS encoding globin domain-containing protein, whose protein sequence is MDSRTVALIRTTFKSVAAEDGGPEKLARSFYAILFTEYPQVRDFFPAALDAQRDRLVKAIAYVVDRLEEPDKLLPFLAQLGRDHRKYGVVPEHYAAVGKSLKTAMQAYAGTEMWTDEVDSAWDEGLGVIAGTMMGAAEKESTPPVWTGTVIEHREVLRNLAIVRLKLDQPMQYAAGQYMSVQIPSRPRMWRYLSPAIPANAGGEIEFHVRGVTGGWVSPAMVGHTKVGEQWLIGSSLGGLGVPRNTRRKMLMIACGTGIAPLRAQLMAMTQRRSNPKVDLFVGGHYPCDLYDLEILSQLALANKWLTVTPVTESDENPWWQLANSSEPQDHPGLQPRRVGQIGKIVAGFGPWEDRDVQIVGSPSMVQTTKFRLMAAGTSTDNIRHDPLF, encoded by the coding sequence ATGGATTCGCGGACCGTCGCATTGATTAGAACGACGTTCAAGTCGGTTGCTGCGGAAGACGGTGGCCCTGAAAAGCTCGCTCGTTCGTTCTACGCCATTCTCTTCACGGAGTATCCCCAAGTGCGGGATTTCTTCCCCGCCGCGCTGGACGCCCAGCGCGACAGATTGGTGAAAGCGATCGCCTATGTGGTCGATCGGCTGGAGGAGCCGGACAAGTTGCTGCCCTTCCTCGCTCAGCTCGGCCGCGACCACCGCAAATACGGTGTGGTGCCCGAACACTATGCGGCCGTGGGCAAATCATTGAAGACCGCCATGCAGGCCTACGCGGGCACCGAGATGTGGACCGACGAGGTCGACAGCGCCTGGGACGAGGGCCTCGGCGTCATCGCCGGAACCATGATGGGCGCGGCGGAGAAGGAGAGCACCCCGCCGGTGTGGACGGGCACCGTCATCGAACACCGTGAAGTACTGCGCAATCTCGCCATCGTGCGGCTCAAGCTGGATCAGCCGATGCAGTACGCGGCCGGCCAGTACATGAGCGTGCAGATCCCTTCCCGCCCGCGGATGTGGCGGTATCTCTCCCCGGCCATCCCCGCCAATGCCGGCGGTGAGATCGAATTCCATGTGCGCGGCGTCACCGGCGGCTGGGTCAGCCCGGCCATGGTAGGCCACACCAAGGTCGGCGAACAGTGGCTGATCGGATCATCGCTCGGCGGACTCGGCGTTCCGCGCAATACCCGGCGCAAAATGCTGATGATCGCCTGCGGCACCGGAATCGCCCCGCTCCGTGCACAACTCATGGCCATGACGCAGCGCCGTTCCAACCCGAAGGTCGATCTGTTCGTGGGCGGGCACTACCCCTGCGATCTCTACGACCTCGAGATTCTCAGTCAGCTCGCGCTGGCCAACAAGTGGCTCACCGTCACCCCGGTCACCGAGAGCGATGAGAATCCCTGGTGGCAGCTCGCCAATTCCAGTGAGCCCCAGGACCATCCGGGTCTGCAACCGCGCCGGGTCGGCCAGATCGGCAAGATCGTCGCCGGTTTCGGGCCCTGGGAGGATCGCGATGTGCAGATCGTCGGTTCGCCCTCCATGGTGCAGACCACCAAGTTCCGTCTCATGGCCGCGGGTACCTCGACCGACAATATCCGCCACGACCCGCTGTTCTAG
- a CDS encoding lysoplasmalogenase, with the protein MPRPFRAAFAGAAAVTVFGAVTGRDKLQWAAKPLLMPLLAADIATNDDGLDPADRTVLLGALAAATVGDILLIAPDDDRRLIAGASSFALMQSAYSWLWWRRGARPRAQIAAPRLAAWLGAAALMRAKAPAVALPLTAYGATLGTAATLAGDPGLAPGAKNIAGLNIPGLDPRSRLGLGALLFTLSDGLIVLRKIFARSTRSRHITEGVILTTYAAAQYLLADPRAHH; encoded by the coding sequence ATGCCCAGGCCATTCCGAGCCGCGTTCGCCGGCGCCGCCGCCGTGACGGTGTTCGGCGCCGTCACCGGCCGCGACAAACTCCAGTGGGCCGCAAAGCCTTTGCTGATGCCGCTGCTGGCGGCGGATATCGCCACCAACGACGACGGCCTCGACCCGGCGGACCGCACCGTCCTACTCGGCGCCCTCGCCGCGGCGACGGTCGGCGACATCCTGCTCATCGCACCGGACGACGATCGCCGATTGATCGCGGGCGCTTCGTCTTTCGCGCTCATGCAGTCGGCCTACTCCTGGCTGTGGTGGCGCCGCGGCGCTCGCCCGCGCGCCCAGATCGCCGCCCCTCGCCTAGCCGCGTGGCTCGGCGCGGCCGCCCTCATGCGCGCCAAGGCTCCCGCGGTCGCCCTGCCGCTCACCGCGTACGGAGCCACTCTCGGCACCGCCGCCACCCTGGCGGGCGACCCCGGCCTCGCCCCCGGCGCGAAAAACATTGCAGGCCTGAACATCCCGGGCCTCGACCCGCGCAGCCGCCTAGGCCTCGGCGCTCTCCTCTTCACCCTCTCCGACGGCCTCATAGTGCTGCGCAAGATCTTCGCCCGCAGCACCCGCTCCCGCCATATCACCGAGGGCGTCATCCTCACCACCTACGCCGCCGCCCAATACCTCCTCGCCGACCCCCGCGCTCACCACTGA
- a CDS encoding FAD-binding oxidoreductase, with product MDARSAALVRANFRTVVAAPQGAERLISAFYGHLFAEIPALRELFPTAMDMQPKRLMTAIQYVLDNLEDWDRAQRFLEQLARDHRKYGVEAAHYDIAGRALLSAFRSYNGVANWSRQLEAGWRDITILISASMAIGANSDKSQPYWEATVVGHRRVVDDLAIVRLQSDTPIPYQAGQYVPVAIPQRPKMWRYLSPAIPTNPYGEIEFHVRKVRTGWVSPAIINETKVGDRWMIASPLGGLHVDLRSRRDVLMISSGTGIAPIRAQLIEMGRRGINPRVHLFMGGRYPCDLYDVENMWQLSQSNPWLTVIPVCENETNPWWHPYAPADPPFGMHRRLIGNLGAVVASFGAWADRQIQIAGSARMIADTKRALLAVGTPESAIACDPV from the coding sequence GTGGATGCGCGTTCAGCAGCGCTGGTCCGCGCAAACTTCCGGACAGTCGTCGCAGCCCCTCAGGGCGCCGAACGACTTATCAGCGCGTTCTACGGTCACCTCTTCGCGGAGATCCCCGCCCTGCGGGAACTGTTCCCCACGGCGATGGATATGCAGCCCAAGCGGCTGATGACGGCCATTCAGTACGTGCTCGACAATCTGGAGGACTGGGACCGCGCACAGCGTTTCCTGGAACAACTCGCGCGTGACCACCGCAAATATGGAGTAGAAGCAGCGCATTACGACATTGCCGGTCGTGCGCTGCTCTCCGCGTTCCGCTCCTACAACGGGGTGGCGAACTGGAGCCGGCAGCTGGAGGCGGGATGGCGCGACATCACCATTCTGATCTCGGCGTCGATGGCCATAGGAGCCAATTCCGATAAATCGCAACCCTATTGGGAGGCGACGGTGGTCGGCCACCGCCGGGTGGTCGACGATCTGGCCATCGTGCGGCTGCAATCGGATACGCCGATCCCCTATCAGGCGGGCCAGTACGTACCGGTGGCGATTCCGCAGCGGCCGAAGATGTGGCGATACCTGTCCCCCGCCATTCCCACCAATCCGTACGGTGAGATCGAATTCCACGTCCGCAAGGTGCGCACCGGCTGGGTGAGCCCGGCCATCATCAATGAGACCAAGGTCGGCGACCGCTGGATGATCGCCTCCCCGCTGGGCGGTCTGCACGTGGATCTGCGCAGTCGCCGCGATGTGCTCATGATCAGCTCGGGCACCGGTATCGCCCCCATCCGCGCGCAGCTGATCGAGATGGGCCGCCGTGGTATCAATCCGCGGGTGCACCTGTTCATGGGCGGGCGCTATCCGTGCGATCTGTACGACGTCGAGAACATGTGGCAGCTCTCGCAGAGCAATCCGTGGTTGACGGTGATTCCGGTCTGCGAGAACGAAACCAATCCGTGGTGGCATCCGTACGCTCCCGCCGATCCGCCGTTCGGTATGCACCGGCGGCTGATCGGTAACCTGGGCGCGGTGGTGGCCAGTTTCGGCGCGTGGGCGGATCGGCAGATCCAGATCGCCGGTTCGGCGCGCATGATCGCCGATACCAAGCGGGCGCTGCTCGCGGTGGGCACCCCGGAGTCGGCCATCGCCTGCGATCCGGTGTGA
- a CDS encoding DUF5666 domain-containing protein yields MTSPSDPWSRRPEPEPVDGPTEKIGPAAEQVGHASEVSPTEYFAQQQGPEATRVLPPHDPQWGGYENGGGLPPTATYPAVSGYGPAPGNDGGMGYGPTAQYAAPGYPGGPGGPGGGYPPAGFPQQPGPPPPPSRTNLWIGLGIAAFALVALVGVVVGVLLAHRDSSDNAASATTTRTSGFVMPGFPGNTSAQPLPSGVPSIPGLGDIDQLGANMGTIASNDGTTLTMTALSGTTVTVHTDERTQVISLSSTKVADLPVGEMVMVQGDKNADGSVQAKIIISTSLPSGPR; encoded by the coding sequence ATGACTAGTCCGAGCGATCCGTGGTCGCGGCGGCCCGAACCTGAGCCGGTGGATGGTCCGACCGAGAAGATCGGGCCGGCTGCCGAGCAGGTGGGGCATGCGTCGGAAGTCTCGCCGACCGAATACTTCGCGCAGCAGCAAGGGCCGGAGGCCACCCGGGTGCTGCCACCGCACGACCCGCAGTGGGGTGGGTACGAGAACGGCGGCGGGCTGCCGCCGACGGCGACCTATCCGGCCGTGTCCGGTTACGGGCCGGCTCCGGGCAACGACGGCGGCATGGGTTACGGGCCGACCGCCCAGTACGCCGCGCCCGGGTATCCGGGCGGACCTGGTGGACCCGGCGGCGGCTATCCACCGGCAGGGTTCCCGCAGCAGCCGGGACCGCCGCCGCCACCCTCGCGGACCAATCTCTGGATCGGTCTCGGCATTGCCGCGTTCGCCCTGGTCGCACTGGTCGGCGTGGTGGTGGGAGTGCTACTGGCGCACAGGGATTCATCCGATAATGCCGCCTCGGCCACCACCACGCGAACGAGCGGATTCGTGATGCCGGGCTTCCCCGGCAACACCTCGGCGCAGCCGCTGCCGAGCGGCGTCCCCAGCATCCCGGGCCTCGGCGATATCGACCAGCTCGGCGCGAATATGGGCACCATCGCGAGCAATGACGGCACCACCCTGACCATGACCGCCCTGTCCGGCACTACGGTGACCGTGCACACCGATGAACGGACGCAGGTGATTTCGCTGAGCAGTACCAAGGTGGCGGATCTACCCGTGGGCGAGATGGTGATGGTGCAGGGCGATAAGAACGCCGACGGATCCGTTCAGGCCAAGATCATCATCAGTACGTCGCTGCCGAGCGGACCTCGGTGA